In Polaribacter pacificus, the genomic window GGAGGAATTAAAAACCTTACATAAAACTATTAAAAAAGTAGAAGAAGATATAGAGAATTTCTCTTTCAACACCTCGGTTTCTACCTTTATGATTGCAGTTAATGAGCTAACAGCCTTAAAATGCAACAAGCGTGCAATTTTAGAGCCTTTAGCAATTTTGGTATCGCCTTATGCTCCGCATATTGCAGAAGAATTGTGGAGTTTATTAGGACATAAAGAGTCTATTGCCACTGCAAATTTCCCTGTTTTTGATGCAAGTCATCTGGTAGAAAGCAGTAAGGAATATCCAATTTCATTTAACGGAAAAATGCGCTTTACGCTAGAGTTGCCTTTAGATTTAAGCAAAGAAGATATAGAAAAAGCAGTTATGGCACATGAAAAAACGATTGCGCAATTAGACGGAAGAACTCCTAAAAAAGTGATCATAGTTCCCGGAAAGATTGTCAACATCGTTGGTTAAGATTTTCTGCCTGTTTTTAGTTGTCATTCTTAAATGAGGAACATAATAAGAACCTATAAATTAAAGTCGTTACACAGTTTGTAACGACTTTTTTATTTAACTATCTTGTGGCTTTAAAGAGCGCATACCATGTTTAAAAAAATGTCTTTACGGAATCGTATTTTTTTAGCAATGATTTTGTTGGTGTTGTTGGCATCGATACTTATTGTTGGTGTAACCATCTATCAATACGATGAAGAAAGAAAAGAATATAACAAAGAGCGTTTTAGCAGAAAAGAAGAGGCGGTCATCTCAAATTTTGATTTTGAATTAAAAAGACAAGGGCTCGATTCCATTACAACTCCAAAGCTTGTTGAGGTTTTTCAAGAGCGGATTTATGAAATTTCTAGTGTCCATAATTTAGACATTACCATCTTTGATTTGGATGGGAATCTTTTAAAAACGTCAAATACTCTTAACTCTTTTAGCAACGCGCCAAAAACGGTTTTATCTCAACAAATTTTAGACGATCTAGAGACCTTTCCATCTCACAGAGTTTTTAGCAGTGTAGAGATGGGAAACATTAGTAATGAAACCTCATACAACTATATTACAGACTTAAAATTTAAATCAATAGCGGTTATAGAATTAAAGTTTTCGCAAGACAATTCTGATCAAAAAAGAGAGCTAAAAGAATTTATTTCTAGGTTGGCTTATGTTTATGCGTTTATGTTTATGATTGCCATCGTTTTGGCTTATTTTTTATCGAGATATATTACCAAGTCTTTAAAAACCATCTCTGATAAGATTAACAGAACGACCTTGCACAAACGGAATGAAAAAATTGAGTTTTCATCCGCCAGTGAAGAAATTGCCACTTTGGTCAATGCCTACAACAGCATGATTGACCAACTAGAAGAGAGTGCAGCAAGATTGGCTAAAAGCGAACGTGAACAAGCTTGGAGAGAGATGGCAAAACAGGTGGCCCACGAAATTAAAAACCCGCTGACACCGATGCGTTTAACCGTGCAAAGTTTTGAGCGAAAATTTGATCCAACAGATCCAAAAATTAAAGACAAAATTAAAGAGTATAGTCAAACCTTGATTCAGCAAATAGATGTAATGACCTCTATTGCATCTGCCTTTTCTGATTTTGCAAAGATGCCCAAACAAAACAAAGAACCTGTTGATGTGGTCGCTGTGGTAAAACTAGCCTTAGAGATTTTTAATGACAGCAATATTAATTACGAATCTACTGCCTCTGATATTGTAGCCAATTTAGACAAGACCCAGCTAATACGCATCGTTACAAACTTGGTAACCAATGCACAACAAGCTGTAGAAAGCAAAGAAAACCCTGAGATAAAGGTAACGGTTACTCAAGATGAACACAATGTAATCATTTCTGTAGAAGACAATGGAAAAGGAATTTCTGAAGCGGTAAAAGATTTAATTTTTGAACCAAAGTTTACCACAAAATCAAGTGGAATGGGCTTGGGATTAGGGATGATTAAAAAAATTATTGAGGCCTATAACGGAAGTATCAGTTTTACCTCAGAAGAAAATAAAGGAACCATATTTACTGTAACCATACCAAAAACTTAAAAAAATGACATTTGAAAATTTACGGATCGCTATTGAAAATAAAATAGCCATCATTATCATTAACAGACCCACAAAACTAAATGCCTTAAACAAGCAAACTATAGAAGAATTGCACGAGGCCTTCTCTGCGTTAGATGCAGACAAAGAAGTCAAGGTAATTTTAATTACAGGAAGCGGAGAAAAAGCCTTTGTTGCTGGTGC contains:
- a CDS encoding sensor histidine kinase; the encoded protein is MILLVLLASILIVGVTIYQYDEERKEYNKERFSRKEEAVISNFDFELKRQGLDSITTPKLVEVFQERIYEISSVHNLDITIFDLDGNLLKTSNTLNSFSNAPKTVLSQQILDDLETFPSHRVFSSVEMGNISNETSYNYITDLKFKSIAVIELKFSQDNSDQKRELKEFISRLAYVYAFMFMIAIVLAYFLSRYITKSLKTISDKINRTTLHKRNEKIEFSSASEEIATLVNAYNSMIDQLEESAARLAKSEREQAWREMAKQVAHEIKNPLTPMRLTVQSFERKFDPTDPKIKDKIKEYSQTLIQQIDVMTSIASAFSDFAKMPKQNKEPVDVVAVVKLALEIFNDSNINYESTASDIVANLDKTQLIRIVTNLVTNAQQAVESKENPEIKVTVTQDEHNVIISVEDNGKGISEAVKDLIFEPKFTTKSSGMGLGLGMIKKIIEAYNGSISFTSEENKGTIFTVTIPKT